The following are encoded together in the Eptesicus fuscus isolate TK198812 chromosome 16, DD_ASM_mEF_20220401, whole genome shotgun sequence genome:
- the NEURL3 gene encoding E3 ubiquitin-protein ligase NEURL3 — translation MGAQLCSQAGAGAQEPRETLRFHAEAKGAQVLLDPTRSTARRLATFHDGIVFSQRPVRPGEPVALRVLGHEGGWCGGLRVGFTRLNPARVRARSLPPFMCPDLELQSPTWAAVLPDGCALAGDVVRFWVNRRGRLCARVNAGPRLRLRKGVPTGAPLWAVMDVYGTTKAIELLDPSDSAFPTASPWALPQETPSDHEAPAGKECAVCLHHAASTCLVPCGHTHFCSYCAWRVFRDTAKCPMCRWEIQAVVPAWGRQL, via the exons ATGggggcccagctctgctcccaggcTG GCGCGGGCGCCCAGGAGCCCCGGGAGACCCTCCGCTTCCACGCTGAGGCCAAGGGCGCGCAGGTGCTGCTGGACCCGACGCGGAGCACCGCGCGCCGGCTCGCCACCTTCCACGACGGCATCGTGTTCAGCCAGCGGCCCGTGCGGCCCGGGGAGCCCGTGGCCCTGCGCGTGCTGGGGCACGAGGGCGGCTGGTGCGGCGGCCTCCGCGTGGGCTTCACGCGCCTGAACCCCGCGCGCGTGCGGGCGCGCAGCCTGCCTCCCttcatgtgccccgacctggagcTGCAGAGCCCGACCTGGGCGGCGGTGCTGCCGGACGGCTGCGCGCTGGCGGGGGACGTGGTCCGCTTCTGGGTGAACCGCCGCGGCCGGCTCTGCGCGCGGGTCAACGCGGGCCCACGGCTGCGGCTGCGCAAGGGGGTGCCCACGGGCGCCCCGCTCTGGGCCGTGATGGACGTGTACGGGACCACCAAGGCCATCGAGCTGCTGG aTCCCTCCGACAGCGCCTTCCCCACAGCCTCGCCCTGGGCCCTCCCACAGGAGACTCCCTCCGACCATGAAG ccccagcaggaaAGGAGTGTGCCGTCTGCCTCCACCACGCTGCCAGCACCTGCCTCGTGCCCTGCGGCCACACGCACTTCTGCAGCTACTGCGCCTGGCGGGTCTTCAGGGACACAGCCAAGTGTCCCATGTGTCGCTGGGAGATCCAGGCCGTGGTCCCTGCCTGGGGCCGCCAGCTCTGA